A window of Apium graveolens cultivar Ventura chromosome 8, ASM990537v1, whole genome shotgun sequence contains these coding sequences:
- the LOC141680535 gene encoding uncharacterized protein LOC141680535 has translation MDCTFINVGNNNCKTVSMWGLRSQGRKRKTLLSYFSSSDVSHATTPNVNATSNATPSANITPSANHGATTTHSVAPISIHDPPGAPSAATITHSAPPTVTTSPIDLASLERDSGLRRPIWMYPPNIRDHIKREYIRLGACQPKLKKNQYPSTEFGNQRCRFQVSWFNSWRWLEYSISKYATFYFSCFLFEKDSSSQYAFTIDGFKNWKKVNDDERYPFFVHIGGDNSPHKKAVKSLEGLTNVTRHFDNVINRQSLEEIKKNRLRLRATIEVVRYLSLQACALRGHDESSTSRNRGNLFEMIKVFGRPSLDISNIVLEKAPENAMYTSPKVQTHILHILATKVRNKIRDELGDSKYCILVDEAIDASHKEQMTIVLRFVDVHGFISDTISSTLKKEISYVLTRNNLSIHNMRGQGYDCASNMRGAFNGLQVLFLKDCPYAYYVHCFAHRLQLALAAHGIEVEISVASGERETGRGLNHIGNLQRSGTTRWSSHFNCVCSLMDKSGSIIVVLKNINNCTTSSNFMHEEAKGSLKALKSFDFLFVLHLMYKIKGITDLLCRSLQSKSIDILNAMDSVATTIELLQSLRDEGFDIFLDYVMSVCAKYKIDVPDMNARYMDGIRYLEELHYRFNDIAVHLLRLSSSLEPKNNFRLFDIEHICTLPTSFYPADFGQQEMLHLKLQLDHYKIDVVKHAKF, from the exons ATGGATTGTACATTTATTAATGTCGGTAATAATAACTGTAAGACTGTATCTATGTGGGGTCTGAG GAGTCAAGGTCGTAAAAGGaagacattattatcttatttttCTTCTTCTGATGTTAGTCATGCAACTACTCCCAATGTCAATGCTACTTCTAATGCTACTCCTAGTGCTAACATTACTCCTTCAGCTAATCATGGTGCTACAACGACTCATAGTGTTGCACCTATTTCTATTCATGATCCTCCTGGTGCTCCTTCGGCAGCTACAATTACTCATAGTGCTCCTCCTACAGTTACAACTAGTCCAATTGATCTTGCATCACTTGAACGCGATTCAGGTCTCCGTCGCCCAATTTGGATGTATCCACCTAATATTCGTGATCATATTAAGCGTGAATACATTAGGCTAGGAGCATGTCAaccaaaattaaaaaaaaatcaatatcCATCTACAGAGTTTGGAAATCAACGTTGTCGATTTCAAGTATCTTGGTTTAATTCATGGCGTTGGCTGGAGTATTCAATTTCGAAATATGCAACATTTTATTTTTCGTGTTTTCTATTTGAAAAGGACTCATCTTCACAATATGCATTTACTATTGATGGATTTAAGAATTGGAAAAAAGTTAATGATGACGAGAGATATCCTTTCTTTGTTCATATTGGAGGGGATAATTCACCACATAAAAAAGCAGTAAAATCTCTTGAGGGGCTGACCAATGTTACAAGACATTTTGACAATGTCATAAATCGCCAATCTTTGGAAGAGATAAAGAAGAATAGACTGCGTTTGAGAGCTACCATAGAGGTTGTTCGATACTTGAGTTTGCAAGCATGTGCATTACGTGGTCATGACGAATCATCAACTTCTCGTAACAGAGGTAATCTTTTTGAGATGATTAAAGTTTTTGGTAGACCAAGTCTTGATATTTCAAATATTGTTTTGGAAAAAGCGCCAGAAAATGCCATGTATACATCTCCAAAAGTACAGACACATATTTTGCATATCCTGGCTACTAAAGTAAGAAATAAAATTCGTGACGAGTTAGGAGATTCTAAGTATTGCATTTTAGTTGATGAAGCAATAGATGCATCACATAAAGAGCAAATGACTATTGTGCTTCGGTTTGTTGATGTTCATGGTTTTATAT CTGATACAATATCATCAACTCTCAAGAAAGAAATATCTTATGTCCTCACACGAAATAACTTGAGCATTCATAACATGAGAGGTCAGGGATATGATTGTGCTAGTAATATGCGAGGTGCATTTAATGGTTTACAAGTTCTATTTTTGAAAGATTGTCCATATGCTTATTATGTACATTGTTTTGCTCATCGTTTACAATTAGCATTG GCTGCACATGGCATAGAGGTTGAAATTTCAGTGGCTAGTGGCGAACGTGAGACAGGTAGAGGACTTAATCATATTGGAAATTTACAACGATCTGGAACTACAAGGTGGAGTTCTCACTTTAACTGTGTTTGTAGCTTGATGGATAAGTCTGGTTCAATCATTGTTGTGttgaaaaatattaataattgCACTACTTCCTCTAACTTTATGCATGAAGAAGCTAAAGGTTCTTTAAAAGCACTGAAATCATTTGACTTTTTATTTGTACTACATTTGATGTATAAGATAAAGGGCATTACAGATTTGCTTTGTCGATCCTTACAAAGTAAATCTATTGATATCTTGAATGCCATGGATTCAGTTGCAACAACAATAGAATTGCTACAATCTTTGAGAGATGAGGGTTTTGATATTTTTTTGGATTATGTCATGTCGGTGTGTGCAAAGTATAAAATTGATGTGCCAGATATGAATGCTCGTTATATGGATGGTATCCGTTAT TTGGAGGAGTTACATTATAGGTTCAATGATATTGCAGTTCATCTTTTGAGATTAAGCTCATCTTTGGAACCGAAGAATAATTTCAGGTTGTTTGATATTGAGCACATTTGTACACTTCCTACTAGTTTTTATCCCGCTGATTTTGGACAACAAGAGATGCTTCATCTTAAACTCCAACTTGATCATTACAAAATTGATGTGGTTAAGCATGCTAAGTTTTAG
- the LOC141676809 gene encoding putative sugar phosphate/phosphate translocator At1g48230 isoform X1, translating to MLNSLDIIQESLETVCDTLVEETNKMMVNKSILFTYLYLLIYIVLSSGVILYNKWVLSPKYFNFPFPITLTMIHMGFSGAVAFFLIRVFKVVSPVKMTFEIYATCVVPISAFFASSLWFGNTAFLHISVAFIQMLKALMPVATLFVAVLCGTDKLRWDVFLNMMLVSAGVVISSYGEIHFNVIGTTYQVTGIFAEALRLVLTQVLLQKKGLTLNPITSLYYIAPCSFAFLFIPWYFLEQPGMEVPQIQFNYWIFLSNAMCALALNFSIFLVIGRTGAVTFRVAGVLKDWILIGLSTIIFPESTISGLNITGYAIALCGVVMYNYIKIKESHTSQLSLEDIQERNTKEWKLEKKLYDIYTADNSNMDTGRTSRGLNSVSDQNVDLESPLISSSRLSHIGRTQLSSRDASL from the exons ATGCTGAATTCTTTGGATATCATACAG GAGTCTTTGGAAACTGTTTGTGATACACTTGTTGAAGAAACCAACAAGATGATGGTAAACAAGTCAATTCTTTTTACCTATCTGTACCTGCTAATCTACATTGTGCTCTCATCTGGAGTTATATTGTACAACAAG TGGGTTCTCTCTCCCAAGTACTTCAATTTTCCATTTCCAATAACACTTACCATGATTCATATGGGATTTTCTGGAGCTGTAGCATTCTTTCTCATTCGTGTTTTTAAG GTTGTGTCACCTGTAAAAATGACATTTGAAAT ATACGCGACATGTGTGGTTCCAATAAGTGCCTTCTTTGCATCAAGTCTTTG GTTTGGTAACACTGCTTTTTTGCATATATCCGTGGCCTTCATTCAGATGCTCAAAGCCTTGA TGCCAGTAGCGACACTTTTTGTGGCTGTTTTGTGTGGCACTGATAAGTTAAGATGGGACGTATTCTTAAACATGATGCTGGTCAGTGCTGGAGTTGTCATCTCCTCATACGGGGAAATCCATTTTAATGTGATTGGTACGACTTACCAGGTTACAGGGATCTTTGCAGAAGCTCTGAGGCTAGTTCTAACACAAGTCCTTCTGCAAAAGAAGGGTTTAACTCTAAATCCCATTACAAGTTTATACTACATAGCTCCATGCAG TTTTGCGTTTTTGTTTATACCATGGTACTTCTTGGAGCAGCCAGGGATGGAAGTTCCACAGATTCAGTTTAACTATTGGATCTTTTTATCCAATGCAATGTGTGCTTTGGCGTTAAATTTTTCAATATTCCTAGTGATCGGTAGAACTGGAGCAGTGACCTTCCGAGTTGCTGGTGTTCTGAAGGACTGGATACTAATCGGCCTTTCAACCATAATATTTCCAGAGTCCACTATAAGTGGACTGAACATCACTGGATATGCAATAG CACTATGTGGCGTAGTCATGTACAACTATATTAAAATTAAGGAATCTCATACATCTCAACTTTCTCTCGAAGATATTCAGGAAAGAAATACAAAG GAGTGGAAGTTGGAGAAAAAGTTGTATGATATATATACAGCAGATAACAGCAATATGGATACCGGAAGAACTAGCAGAGGACTTAACTCTGTTTCCGATCAAAATGTCGATCTAGAGTCACCTCTAATTTCGTCATCAAGATTGTCTCATATTGGACGCACGCAGCTAAGCAGCCGAGATGCCTCACTATAA
- the LOC141676809 gene encoding putative sugar phosphate/phosphate translocator At1g48230 isoform X2: MMVNKSILFTYLYLLIYIVLSSGVILYNKWVLSPKYFNFPFPITLTMIHMGFSGAVAFFLIRVFKVVSPVKMTFEIYATCVVPISAFFASSLWFGNTAFLHISVAFIQMLKALMPVATLFVAVLCGTDKLRWDVFLNMMLVSAGVVISSYGEIHFNVIGTTYQVTGIFAEALRLVLTQVLLQKKGLTLNPITSLYYIAPCSFAFLFIPWYFLEQPGMEVPQIQFNYWIFLSNAMCALALNFSIFLVIGRTGAVTFRVAGVLKDWILIGLSTIIFPESTISGLNITGYAIALCGVVMYNYIKIKESHTSQLSLEDIQERNTKEWKLEKKLYDIYTADNSNMDTGRTSRGLNSVSDQNVDLESPLISSSRLSHIGRTQLSSRDASL; this comes from the exons ATGATGGTAAACAAGTCAATTCTTTTTACCTATCTGTACCTGCTAATCTACATTGTGCTCTCATCTGGAGTTATATTGTACAACAAG TGGGTTCTCTCTCCCAAGTACTTCAATTTTCCATTTCCAATAACACTTACCATGATTCATATGGGATTTTCTGGAGCTGTAGCATTCTTTCTCATTCGTGTTTTTAAG GTTGTGTCACCTGTAAAAATGACATTTGAAAT ATACGCGACATGTGTGGTTCCAATAAGTGCCTTCTTTGCATCAAGTCTTTG GTTTGGTAACACTGCTTTTTTGCATATATCCGTGGCCTTCATTCAGATGCTCAAAGCCTTGA TGCCAGTAGCGACACTTTTTGTGGCTGTTTTGTGTGGCACTGATAAGTTAAGATGGGACGTATTCTTAAACATGATGCTGGTCAGTGCTGGAGTTGTCATCTCCTCATACGGGGAAATCCATTTTAATGTGATTGGTACGACTTACCAGGTTACAGGGATCTTTGCAGAAGCTCTGAGGCTAGTTCTAACACAAGTCCTTCTGCAAAAGAAGGGTTTAACTCTAAATCCCATTACAAGTTTATACTACATAGCTCCATGCAG TTTTGCGTTTTTGTTTATACCATGGTACTTCTTGGAGCAGCCAGGGATGGAAGTTCCACAGATTCAGTTTAACTATTGGATCTTTTTATCCAATGCAATGTGTGCTTTGGCGTTAAATTTTTCAATATTCCTAGTGATCGGTAGAACTGGAGCAGTGACCTTCCGAGTTGCTGGTGTTCTGAAGGACTGGATACTAATCGGCCTTTCAACCATAATATTTCCAGAGTCCACTATAAGTGGACTGAACATCACTGGATATGCAATAG CACTATGTGGCGTAGTCATGTACAACTATATTAAAATTAAGGAATCTCATACATCTCAACTTTCTCTCGAAGATATTCAGGAAAGAAATACAAAG GAGTGGAAGTTGGAGAAAAAGTTGTATGATATATATACAGCAGATAACAGCAATATGGATACCGGAAGAACTAGCAGAGGACTTAACTCTGTTTCCGATCAAAATGTCGATCTAGAGTCACCTCTAATTTCGTCATCAAGATTGTCTCATATTGGACGCACGCAGCTAAGCAGCCGAGATGCCTCACTATAA
- the LOC141678537 gene encoding putative plant SNARE 12, whose product MSSSDLPMSPQLEQIHGEIRDNFRALANGFQKLDKIKDSNRQSKQLEELTGKMRECKRLIKEFDREIKDEESRNPPEVNKQLNDEKQSMIKELNSYVALRKTYVSSLGNKRVELFDSGVGPSEPTAEDNVQMASTMSNQELINAGNKTMDETDQAIERSKQVVHQTVEVGTQTASTLKGQTDQMGRIVNELDTIQFSIKKASQLVKEIGRQVATDKCIMLFLFLIVCGVVAVIVVKIVNPNNKDIRDIPGLAPPAPTARRLLYLKSGNYLV is encoded by the exons ATGTCGAGTTCAGATTTGCCTATGAGTCCTCAATTAGAGCAGATCCATGGTGAAATTCGTGACAATTTTCGTGCCCTTGC TAATGGCTTCCAGAAGCTGGATAAGATTAAAGACTCCAATAGGCAAAGCAAGCAGCTGGAAGAACTTACCGGAAAGATGAGAGAATGTAAAAG GTTAATTAAAGAGTTTGATCGTGAAATAAAGGATGAGGAGAGTCGAAACCCTCCCGAGGTTAACAAACAGCTTAATGATGAGAAGCAATCGATG ATCAAGGAGCTGAATTCTTATGTTGCCTTGAGGAAAAC GTATGTGAGCAGTCTTGGCAATAAGAGAGTTGAACTTTTTGATTCTGGAGTAGGTCCTAGTGAACCTACAGCTGAAGACAATGTTCAAATGGCGTCAA CCATGTCAAACCAGGAGCTTATTAATGCTGGGAATAAGACAATGGATGAGACTGATCAGGCCATAGAACGTTCGAAACAG GTGGTTCATCAAACAGTTGAAGTAGGAACTCAGACTGCTTCTACCTTGAAGGGACAG ACCGACCAAATGGGGCGTATAGTTAATGAACTGGATACAATCCAGTTCTCTATCAAAAAGGCATCACAGCTTGTAAAGGAGATCGGTAGGCAG GTGGCCACTGACAAGTGCATTATGCTTTTTCTATTTCTAATCGTCTGTGGTGTGGTTGCTGTAATTGTCGTAAAG ATTGTAAATCCCAACAACAAAGACATCAGGGACATCCCAGGATTGGCTCCCCCAGCTCCTACAGCGCGGAGACTTTTGTATTTGAAGAGCGGAAACTATCTAGTATAA